The following coding sequences are from one Verrucomicrobiia bacterium window:
- a CDS encoding sugar phosphate isomerase/epimerase family protein — protein MNTLSRRSFLRLSAGSALLAAGAGSVGLTPSALAIEPINRAGKPRFMLSLAAYGFRDYFPWMRGKQKTIADASKQMDMFKFVDYCADHNCEGAELTSYFFDPKTTTDDLLKLRRHAFLRGVIISGSAVGNNFARVKGPELDAEIADVKKWIDQASVLGAPHIRVFAGQQAKGVEEAVALKNCIEALEECCDYAGKKGIILGMENHGGIVTLPDQLLNMVKAVKSPWLGINLDTGNFRTEDPYGDLAKCAPYAVNVQVKVEIQFGPKAEKVHSDLKKLMKIMKDANYQGFVALEYEAKPDPYDAIPKHLEELRAAFA, from the coding sequence ATGAATACTCTCAGCCGCCGCTCTTTCCTTCGTCTCTCCGCTGGCTCGGCCTTGCTGGCCGCCGGTGCTGGTTCTGTCGGGCTCACGCCTTCTGCCTTGGCCATCGAGCCCATCAATCGCGCAGGCAAGCCGCGTTTCATGCTCAGCCTCGCCGCTTACGGCTTCCGCGATTACTTCCCGTGGATGCGTGGCAAGCAAAAGACCATCGCTGATGCCAGCAAGCAGATGGACATGTTCAAGTTCGTGGATTACTGCGCTGACCACAATTGCGAAGGCGCTGAACTGACGAGCTATTTCTTCGACCCCAAGACCACCACTGATGACCTCCTGAAGCTGCGCCGCCACGCCTTCCTGCGCGGCGTCATCATCAGCGGCAGCGCCGTGGGCAATAACTTCGCCCGCGTGAAAGGTCCGGAACTGGACGCCGAGATCGCCGATGTGAAGAAGTGGATCGACCAGGCCTCTGTGCTGGGCGCACCGCACATCCGTGTCTTCGCCGGTCAACAGGCTAAAGGCGTAGAAGAAGCCGTCGCCCTGAAGAACTGCATCGAAGCGCTCGAAGAGTGCTGCGATTACGCCGGTAAGAAAGGCATCATCCTCGGCATGGAAAACCACGGCGGCATCGTGACCCTGCCCGACCAGTTGCTGAACATGGTGAAAGCCGTGAAGAGCCCATGGCTCGGCATCAATCTCGATACCGGAAACTTCCGTACGGAAGACCCGTATGGTGATCTCGCCAAGTGCGCGCCCTACGCTGTGAACGTGCAGGTGAAGGTGGAGATCCAGTTCGGCCCGAAAGCCGAGAAGGTGCATTCAGACCTCAAGAAGCTGATGAAGATCATGAAGGACGCGAACTATCAGGGCTTCGTCGCCCTCGAATACGAAGCCAAGCCGGACCCGTATGACGCGATTCCGAAGCATCTCGAAGAATTGCGCGCCGCGTTTGCCTGA